A segment of the Bacteroidia bacterium genome:
GATACAGTTTACCATCAGCGCTATCTCTATGTACCGGCAAAAGTGGTGAACATTACCACGCACCGTCAGAACAATTACCTCACTATCAACCGGGGAAGTGCGCACGGTGTAAAAAAGGGAATGGGAGTGGTATGCGGACAGGGTGTGGTGGGCATCGTGAAAGATGTTTCGGATCATTTCAGCTCCGTTATGATGGTACTTCACACCAAAGTGCTCATTCCCTCCATGGTAAAAAAATACAGAGAGCCGGGCATTCTTCACTGGGAAGGCACCCATCCGGAAAAAGCCCTGCTTCCGAATATTCCCCGCCACCTTTCCCTGCGGGTCGGAGATACGATCACTACTTCCAGCAGTTCCTCCATTTTCGCAGAAGGCACCATGGTGGGAATGATCTCCGGCATTTCCGAAGTCAGCGGCAACACATTTTACGAAGTAGAAGTTAAACTATCGGTAGATTTCCGGAAGCTGACCTACGTCTATGTGGTGAATTACCTGTTCAAGGAAGAACAGGATCATCTGGAAAAAATCTCTCAGGATGATCAGTGAAATCACAGGAATTATTTTTCGCTTCGCAGCACTCGTTATCCTGCAGGTGCTGTTGCTGGATAATATCGAGCTCTCCGGATATATCAATCCGTACCTCTATATACTTTTCCTGATCCTGCTACCTGTAGAAACTGCCGGGTGGCTGGTACTGATCCTGGGATTTGTACTCGGGCTCACGATTGATCTTTTCGGGCACACCCCCGGCATGCACACCGCCGCTTGTGTATTTGCCGCATTCACCCGCAAATTCCTGTTG
Coding sequences within it:
- the mreC gene encoding rod shape-determining protein MreC, whose product is MRNLLLFISKYHYFFLFILLELIAFILLIQGNSFHRSSFINSTNSMSGNVYRKFSDITEYFRLKDINDKLVLENSVLRNELRSSHFGIAGPRDTVKDTVYHQRYLYVPAKVVNITTHRQNNYLTINRGSAHGVKKGMGVVCGQGVVGIVKDVSDHFSSVMMVLHTKVLIPSMVKKYREPGILHWEGTHPEKALLPNIPRHLSLRVGDTITTSSSSSIFAEGTMVGMISGISEVSGNTFYEVEVKLSVDFRKLTYVYVVNYLFKEEQDHLEKISQDDQ
- the mreD gene encoding rod shape-determining protein MreD encodes the protein MISEITGIIFRFAALVILQVLLLDNIELSGYINPYLYILFLILLPVETAGWLVLILGFVLGLTIDLFGHTPGMHTAACVFAAFTRKFLLKYMEPRDGYSNVFTADLKTMGVRWFTVFALVFTLTHHIFLFYAESFRLSSFFLTLFRALLSSVFTVALILFTQFLSTRSRER